The Mycolicibacterium doricum genome includes a region encoding these proteins:
- the ftsH gene encoding ATP-dependent zinc metalloprotease FtsH, translating to MTADDRAPSSGSGTPPSAPPSDGLAKPWRAEGLPAPDDGRGPKPKWWRVVGYLALGYLVVFILLSIQDGLDGPTKVPYTEFTAQVQQHNVAEVFSRGHTIEGTLREPKPIPGENASAPEARTYQRFTTERPTFAQDDLLAQLQQGGATVSATPLTQDRGILVNLLISVAPILLLFAFWYWLFRRSQSAMGGMFGGVGAGKRKPVDPESVRVTFDDVAGIDEVEGEINDVVDYLRDPDKYRRLGARAPKGVLLSGPPGTGKTLLARATAGEANVPFFSASGSEFIEMIVGVGASRVRELFEEARKVAPAIIFIDEIDTIGRSRSSALAVGGHDEREQTLNQILTEMDGFSGSEGVVVLAATNRPDVLDPALLRPGRFDRTITVNPPDRKGRADILRVHTRSVPLADDVDLERLAASTPGMTGADLANLVNEAALAAARRGQTHVTHRDLTDALEKVQLGTARNVVLPPEERRRTAYHEAGHALLGVLQPGADPVRKVSIIPRGHALGVTLSTPEDDRYGYGADYLRGRIVGALGGMAAEEEVFGVVTTGSENDLENCTNIARAMVGRWGMSDAIGPVSVLPKEGDPHMAGVSDSMLGAVDDEVRRIIDDCYGEARRLLRENRDKLDNIVAELLAHETLDELEVYAAAGISREAAVHQ from the coding sequence ATGACAGCAGACGACCGCGCGCCGTCGAGCGGCAGCGGCACGCCGCCGTCCGCACCACCGTCAGACGGGCTGGCCAAACCCTGGCGCGCTGAAGGGCTACCCGCGCCTGACGACGGGCGCGGACCCAAGCCGAAGTGGTGGCGGGTGGTGGGCTACCTGGCACTGGGCTATCTGGTGGTGTTCATCCTGCTGTCGATCCAGGACGGTCTTGACGGACCGACCAAGGTGCCCTACACCGAGTTCACCGCGCAGGTTCAGCAGCACAATGTGGCAGAGGTGTTCTCTCGAGGCCACACCATCGAGGGCACGCTGCGTGAGCCCAAACCCATACCGGGCGAGAATGCATCCGCACCGGAGGCACGCACTTATCAGCGGTTCACCACCGAGCGGCCCACGTTTGCCCAGGACGACCTGCTGGCCCAGCTTCAGCAGGGCGGCGCCACCGTGTCGGCGACCCCGCTGACCCAGGACCGCGGCATCCTGGTGAACCTGCTGATCTCCGTCGCGCCGATCCTGCTGTTGTTCGCCTTCTGGTATTGGCTGTTTCGGCGTAGCCAGAGCGCGATGGGCGGCATGTTCGGCGGTGTCGGCGCCGGTAAGCGCAAGCCCGTGGATCCCGAGTCGGTGCGCGTGACGTTCGACGACGTCGCCGGCATCGACGAAGTCGAAGGCGAGATCAACGACGTCGTCGACTATCTGCGCGACCCCGACAAGTACCGCAGGCTGGGCGCCCGCGCGCCGAAGGGTGTGCTGCTCAGCGGCCCTCCGGGCACCGGCAAGACCCTGCTGGCCCGCGCGACCGCGGGGGAAGCGAACGTGCCGTTCTTCTCCGCCAGCGGCTCGGAGTTCATCGAGATGATCGTCGGGGTCGGGGCATCGCGGGTACGCGAATTGTTCGAAGAGGCCCGTAAGGTTGCCCCGGCGATCATCTTCATCGACGAGATCGACACCATCGGCCGGTCGCGCAGCAGCGCGCTGGCGGTCGGCGGCCACGACGAACGCGAACAGACCCTCAACCAGATCCTCACCGAGATGGACGGGTTCTCCGGCTCCGAGGGCGTCGTCGTACTCGCCGCCACCAACCGCCCCGACGTCCTCGATCCCGCGCTGCTGCGGCCCGGCCGGTTCGACCGCACCATCACGGTCAATCCGCCCGACCGCAAGGGCCGCGCCGACATTCTGCGGGTCCACACCCGAAGCGTCCCGCTGGCTGACGACGTGGATCTGGAACGGCTCGCCGCGTCCACCCCGGGCATGACCGGCGCGGATCTGGCCAACCTCGTCAACGAGGCGGCCCTGGCGGCGGCTCGGCGCGGCCAGACCCACGTCACCCACCGCGATTTGACCGACGCGCTGGAGAAGGTGCAACTCGGCACCGCCCGCAATGTGGTGTTGCCGCCCGAGGAGCGCCGCCGCACCGCCTACCACGAGGCCGGCCATGCGTTACTCGGCGTGCTGCAACCCGGCGCCGATCCCGTGCGCAAGGTGTCGATCATCCCGCGCGGTCACGCGTTGGGTGTCACGCTGTCCACCCCCGAGGACGACCGCTACGGCTACGGCGCCGACTACCTCCGTGGCCGCATCGTGGGAGCCCTCGGCGGCATGGCAGCCGAAGAGGAGGTCTTCGGTGTGGTCACCACCGGTTCCGAGAACGACCTCGAGAACTGCACCAACATCGCGCGGGCGATGGTCGGCCGGTGGGGCATGTCGGATGCCATCGGGCCCGTCTCGGTCCTCCCGAAAGAGGGCGACCCGCACATGGCCGGCGTCTCGGATTCCATGCTGGGCGCCGTCGACGACGAGGTCCGCCGCATCATCGACGACTGCTACGGCGAAGCACGCCGGCTGCTGCGCGAGAACCGCGACAAACTGGACAACATCGTCGCAGAACTTCTCGCCCACGAGACACTCGACGAACTCGAGGTCTACGCCGCCGCCGGCATCTCCAGGGAAGCCGCCGTCCACCAGTGA
- a CDS encoding endonuclease/exonuclease/phosphatase family protein translates to MSRKVRARLTGFAVGALLFAVFMLVVRARPLSNVFALVIAVGSPYAPFVALAGLGLSLLAGRKLLSIVAVLVVAAAFVVQLPLQLGRPADGGEYAAVRILSSNLRKGEADASSFVDLAKQNADVITVSELTPGEVDRFSQAGIGDDFPYRVLIPASGAGGIGLWSRFALTAVSPRERPRNVAITAARLQIPSVDVDPLVASVHVMSPVANETDTVDQWQSGIAATKSVLDDFADIAGRGAVVVAGDFNSTPDMRQFRDLLTDGYRDAADQTGAGFVPTFPANRSLPPVLAIDHVLTRGATAASLRTETVAGSDHLALLTTVHIPKQGA, encoded by the coding sequence GTGTCGCGCAAAGTCCGTGCACGCCTGACGGGGTTCGCGGTCGGCGCGCTGCTTTTCGCCGTCTTCATGCTCGTGGTGCGAGCCCGGCCACTGTCGAATGTCTTCGCCCTGGTGATAGCCGTCGGATCGCCGTACGCCCCGTTCGTCGCCCTGGCCGGCTTGGGGCTGTCCCTGCTGGCCGGCCGAAAACTCCTGTCGATCGTCGCGGTGTTGGTTGTCGCGGCGGCATTCGTCGTGCAGTTGCCGCTGCAGCTCGGAAGGCCTGCGGATGGTGGTGAATACGCGGCGGTCCGGATATTGTCGTCGAACCTGCGCAAGGGGGAAGCGGACGCGTCGTCGTTCGTCGATCTGGCCAAGCAGAACGCGGATGTGATCACCGTGTCGGAGCTGACGCCGGGGGAGGTCGACCGCTTTTCACAAGCGGGAATCGGCGACGACTTTCCCTATCGGGTGCTCATCCCGGCGTCGGGCGCCGGGGGAATCGGCCTGTGGAGCAGGTTTGCGCTCACTGCGGTATCGCCACGCGAGCGACCCCGCAACGTGGCGATCACCGCGGCGCGGCTGCAGATTCCCAGCGTCGATGTCGACCCGCTGGTGGCCAGTGTGCATGTCATGTCGCCGGTGGCGAACGAGACGGACACCGTCGACCAATGGCAGAGCGGTATCGCGGCGACGAAGTCGGTGTTGGACGATTTCGCCGACATCGCCGGGCGGGGCGCAGTGGTCGTCGCAGGCGACTTCAACAGCACACCGGACATGCGGCAGTTCCGTGATCTGCTGACCGACGGTTACCGCGACGCGGCGGACCAGACCGGGGCGGGGTTCGTGCCGACGTTTCCGGCCAATAGGTCACTGCCACCGGTGTTGGCCATCGACCACGTGCTGACCCGGGGCGCGACCGCCGCGTCGCTGCGCACGGAAACGGTCGCCGGCTCCGACCATCTCGCGCTGCTGACAACCGTGCACATCCCGAAACAAGGCGCCTGA